AGATTGGGGCTGaatatttctaaattttttactcTTAATCCACCACATTCTTTAGATTGGCAGATTTTTTACCACCGAACCCAAGCAATTTTATTAGAATCATTTGCTCCACTCCATAGAAAAAGAGCATTGAATGCCTCTAAGCGTCTTAAGTAAAATGGCAAACAAAACAGGACTGATTTAgtaataaaagatatataatcAATGTTACAACAAAGAAAATTGGAGTCAACTATATAAAATGGTCATCCACGTTAGCCCCCTATTACTCTTATAAAATTAGACATTTAAACCTGACATCAATTCGAAGCAtttgaatgcaagtgtgtgcaacTTTTAATGTCCGAACATTATGAAAAATTAGACTCCCATATTAAGAGCGTTTCATGCAGGTATTGTGATAATGGGATTAGGGAAGAAAATGGATAGGGTCTAGACTCTAGATAGGTGTTATAGTACCGTTCCCATATCTACAGTTAAGAAAAACACTCGTACTGGTCCATATCTGTGGTCGCAACAAAAAATGGATTTCTCTATATGTTGATCTTCAATTTATGACCTTTGGTCCAATAAGTGCAATAACCCGTTTCGTTGTAGACCTCCATTGCAGAAACCCTGCACTGTTTTTCTCTGAGTATGTCAGTAAAACCTATATCactatacttaaaaaaaagaagcttattATTGATCACGGCTTCGCAGGAGAAAATTGAAGTAAGAAATTTCATAGGTTTCTGCTACAAAGGCTTCATAGTATTAGAATAGAATGACTTCAGTCCATTGCATCCACAGTGGAATACGTAGCATCTAAATGGTTAATTATCTGTACATATTTCTTCACTTTGTTTACACTTCAATTCCAAATTTATATTCGTACGTAAATTGATTAGTTGTACATTTGGAGACTAGAAACATGAATCCCGAAAAGAGTGCATCTACATTTGATGTGATTACTGAATAATGAATATGAAGCTCTTGGCAAGCATTAGCAATAAGCAAACCCTTAGCTTGATGTTTCTTTCGTAGtgttacaaaaaattatattattagctccattttttattttttagtctttatgaCTCATGCTATTCCAATCTCACTGCTCCTTTGCATGTCTAGTTACTCTTAAAATGCTGATACACTTCACAATATGTTGGatcaaaagaaacaagaaaaaaaatattctcattcTTAGGGTACTGATCCAGAGTACTCTTTAGGTGTCTGTTTACGAAAGATCAAGTGGATGCTTATCAATAAAGTCATATAGTTCATCTCCAATTGTAAATCCAAGCATTCTGGCCATATCATTTGCCTTCAATTTTGGCTTGGGAACGTTGTGATGCTTCAACCAGGAATACACAATGAAAACTTTCTTCATAACAAACAGTTCCAATGCCTCAGGATTGAAGACAACTCCCATTTTAATATTCATCTGCAACATAACATATAAATACTGAGTTAGCATCAAGCCATGCtccctctctcttttttcatgGACACACCCAAAATGCACTTCTTAACATCACCTGATGTGGAACCAACATTGCAGCATACCGAGCCAGTTCTCCAGCTCTCCAATCCAACAAAACTGGCAACCATGGATAAGTAGCATCAAGTCTCACAAACCATACCCTAATATCAGGATACTCTGATAATTCTCGAGGATCACGGGGATCTTCTCTAGTATAGTTGATGGTGAAGCCGATTGTGCGGTCAAGAAATTCTTTTGGTTTTACTGCAACATTAAATATTCCACCAGGCAGCATCCAAGTAAACTATGAAGGTTAGTATGCCATAAGCGGCTAGCTAAACAATTTTCAAGTTTGATATTAACTTGCTTACCAGATAAAGGGGATTTCATGCCTGTTGCAGCTTGAAAAGGAGACAAGTCAAGCCGACTAATAACGTCATTGTCAATGACAACTTCAAATCGGCCTTCAGTTGGGGGCAGAGGAGGTGCAGCTTTAGTTTCATCTGTTAACCAAAGTCTGTTCAAGTATAGTATGATAAATTCCATTACTACAATATAGTAGTAGCACAATTTCTGCTAGTTATTACTAGGACTAAGGTAAGGAATAAGATTTACAGATTTGGTTCCTCCCAAGTCAGTGAGAAATTACGTAGAGTAAGAAATAAGTGTATCAATTGTTGATTTTAAATGGATTTATGATGAACTTCAATTCAAATTCACAGTAGTTCCATCCCACAAAAAAAATCTCACATTGCTTAGGAATTGAGGTCAATAGCTGTTTATAAACACTTCTCTCCCTTAACctattgagattttttttttttcaaagaacaaCATCAGGAAGGCTCACAAAAGCTAAAATGGACAACATCTCAAATGTAGTTTAGTAAACTTAACAATGCAGTGATcttgagtttaatttatatttactatCAGCATACTTTATCGCTTTACATGCTTTTTCATGATTCTAAGATAGACATATAGAGCAGGACACTCGAAACTATACAACTATAAATATATCCTTAATTCATCCGAAGCTTAACTGAGAAATTCACTATTCTCTTAAATGGTCTATATTAACCATCATTATGATTCATGTATAACTGGAGTAACAAATGAGTGATGACCATCTCCTACATATATATAGGTTTCCTTGTTGAAATGAATgagaaaatcataataaaatggaaaagaaaacgaGTGAATGATAGTATATATAGGTGTTAGGAATTACCATCATCGTCAAATAAAGAGAGGTCGAAGTTGCCTTGGGGGTTGTAGGAAACCGAGACTGCGACATTACCTCGCGGACGAGAATTTGGAAAGGGATGGGAAATTGGTTTGCAAGAAAGCCATGAAGATGAAGTGGTTGGTTTTGGCAAAGGAGAAAGTGGAAGCAATTTGATGGTGGTAGATGTAGTGCCCATTATTAGTTGCAGGCAGAACAAAGCAGAGCAGAAACGGTTAATACAGTTTCTATCCACAATACAATATCCTCACTCGGGCCTTACGTTTTCCCAATACATTCTATCCGCttcttcaaaattgatttttggtcctttcaagaaaaataaaaaaagataaaaaaatatatgaaattaattaagtagaatgaaaagcagagattataaaattaaaattataaaacatatatgtaacactttcaaaataattttaaaataatacaggagaaaagattaaatttttttttggcatgCATAATGTAGctcttttaacaaattaattctaatttaatatataaggaTCATTAagttaattctaatttttttcttttgagaaaTTAATGCAATTGAAACTTGTGTGATTTGATTTAATTCATGTAGTTCATGGATCAGTTCATTAtgtgatgttttatttattatcttgttaTGGTTTTGCATGGTTTTCAACTAAAATTTGATCCGCTCTTCACAGACAAAGCTATATGTATGCTTAAAGACTATCTGTGCTTCTATTCACGCACCTAATAATATTCCTGCCCAAATTCAGTGGTGCTGctgttgtaaaagaaattaaacattatGGAGACTTCATATTGGTCTAATATCTTTTACTAAGATTTTCATCATAACTGAAAAAATAGTTGTTTTGCTAATCAAAATATTTACCGTTCGAATGTCATAACTAAAATATGACCAAGACTGACGATTTGTTCAGATGCTCTTGGTTGTTTGGTCGAGATAAAAAGAGCCAAAGTTTGGCTTCACATAATCTCCACGCGAGattataacaattttaaaaacacTAGCTTATGGAAgactgttttcttttttcttcttctttcacaaGTAATAATGCATTTAAAGATgacaaggcaaaaaaaaaaaatcattgtttttgtGAAGCAAGCTGGGTATGATCATTGTTGATTTTACTTCAACTgtagtattttattttgatcccAACCCAATTGAGTTAATTAATGACCATGTATATACACACATACATGATATGTGCAGACATATGTACGTGCGTGCACTTTTACTCTGTATTCACACTTACCAATAACCTGTTATAGACACAGATAAATATATTTGCTAGATTGCTTGTAGTCTCACCAAATATGCTGTTATTGGTACCAGGTCATGCGGCTATTGTGAAACATCCTAGACTTGGGACTCCATTTCTTTGTTTTGTGGATTTCACATCTGTTAGTGTCGCTCGCGTTCACCTTAACCATTTGAGTTGCATGTTCTTCCACATGTCTGTGTTACACCACTTAATTTACACGTTCATCGATTTATCTGTGTCAAGTCTAACAAGGACACTCCCTAATCCCTAACTATATTTGTGTCATGTTTGTGTTAGTTCTTGGAGAGACTAACTGATTATTTCCTAATTCTATACGAGATAtctgttataatttttattggttTCTCTTAAATTCCACCAATGGTAATTGGTAAGGTCTTTTCAGTTGCAGAAGAATGAATGGACCTATAGCAATTTGACAGAGGAAGAGATTGAAGACCTTTGCATAATAAAGGACTGCTGAATGGGTCACATGTAATGGTTGTGTTTGTCATATATGGATGTCTAACTATACATCAGAATTCTGACAATTTTATAGAGAACATGATTGTTAATGGTGTACCAAAATGTTTAAGTAAAGACTTGGAAGTTTGAGTGTCGACTTTTATAggaacttattttttatttgtgttggataattttaatttataaaaatagaagatgagATGAGGTATAAAAgaacatgaaaataataaagaattcaATGAGATGAGAATGTTAGGACTTAACACGTCTTATTTgtctaagatgtattattttatatttttctttatcaattggGTGAGTTTTCCCTACGCACATCAATTAGAATACTTGTTCTTGATGTCTCACGATAACAAACATgttttacctatctatctctCAAATATCTTTACAAAGatttaatagataaaatgcatgaagttttaattctagatgtttgttttgatgcatgagcataatgcaatcattctatgtctaacaatgattttattaaaatatcctttccttttagttctattagaaattataatttgtCGAGCATCTAACCCTCAAAGATGATTTAAGGATAAATGATACATGAAATTGAAGTAAGAAAGAATAATAGGAAATAAAACACCTGTTTGCATTGATAGAAAGAATTTCTCAAGGGAGAGTTCTTAGGCTTTGAGTGTGTATTAGAGTGCTCTGAGACTCAATGTGTCTTCTTCTTGGCTTGACTtcctttttatagttgttgaaGTGAATTTGGGTATGCGTACTCGCGCTAAGCCTGCGCtgctcgcttagcgcgggtGTCTGTTTTTGCACTTAGCGCTGCTCTTCTCGTTTAGCGTCCGTGCGTGTTTTCGCGCTTAGGGTACCTTTTCCCACTTAGCGAGGGTGTTTGTATTCGCGTTGGGCGCGTATTGCGTGCTGAACGCGTTTTGAGCTgagtctttttatatttttgctattttctgcatttttttagcttttaatccttcattttcatatctgtaaagtcatgaataaaaaaaacaacaacacttaacaattaagcataaatacatgctaaatcatgatttttaaagttattttctttatcaaaaacAACTCTTATTTAGCATCTATCAATGATCCACTTTGTGTAAATGCCAAATTAGATATTTGAAAGTGTGGGTCATGTTAAGGATATGATGATAGCTCCGTAGAAATGAGGATCCTTTACATGCCTTTGGTAGTTTCGTGAAATCGGAAAGGTGATCACGTAACTCAACCGACATAATTTTAACATTGTTTCTTTTGGTGGTGCTGTCCCACATGAAATGCTTTGATCAAGTAACCAATCACATGTTGCTACATTGACCTTTATAAAAGTAAGAAACAATGCTATTGACACAATTATTGCAATCACAAATTCACACCATTTTACACCTGAcctgattttccttttttttttttagttttaagtgGTCCTactcaaatatttttcaattaaaacttGAATGAATATGCACATGTATGTGTACTCTAGTAGACTCCACCAAACAAAAATGTGCATATCAGTAGTGTTTATAGTTTTATACTTTTATGTAATGAGTTATAACATTATGATATAGTTCCTTTCATCagttgcaacaggacaatgtaATTAAGATTAGTGGTTGTGCTAATGATGAAGACCATGAGATTTATGACAATAAAATGATACTAATCCCTCGTAAAATTGACTTACCtgaatgttttgttttgtgtcacAATGATTTAACTCTTAGAGGAAAGGGGAAGTGTTGattcacaatcactcacaacagCTGTTATATGATGAAGGGGTGAGCTTATATGAGACTTTTctgtcttttatttatttattttagaataaaaattgagatgagttgagttccgtAAATTGATTAGAATCAAGACATGTGTCATGACTCAAAAAATGCTGACAAATGTACTTACTGATCATCCACAAACGAAATCCTCACATCGACGATGATATTTAAACTTTGATCCTTGTGGGATATGAGACCTACCCTTATCATCTGGATCAACCTTCGTTGGCTTATATGAGGCTAAACCAATATGATACATCCTCCGCTGATTGAAAACGGCTCTGCACGTGACATAGGCTTTAAAAATAAGGGGTGCCAAATAAAATAGGACATGTGGGGGTGATTATGGGATTAAACTAGGAGGGCAAAGTGAGGCTGAGGTAGAATTGCACTGGCCTCTGCAGATAGATCCCCTCGTGCGGCTCACCCGCTGACCCACACTTTGTCATTCTAATCTAACCTCATCATCTCTGGGCACTTCTGGATCTTTTGACCTTTGACTGCCGCACCATCCACACAAACTCTAGAACTTGTTGTATTCTATCATGAAAAAAGGGTCCTGTACACTGTTAAATTTTTGGTCCTTGGATCCCTTGCACGTGAGGTCCTTTGCTCATATGATACCATTCTGCTTTTCATGGCACGTGGGGGTGACAATTCTTTTCTtccatcaatttttattttggatgtTGCCCTTTTGTTCTGTTAACGTATTTGTCTATATTTTCCTTTGTAATTTGGTGTAAGATATTAATCATGTATAGATGCAGCATCCTCCTTCCCTTGGTTGGTGCTCATTTCTTGAAGTTATTAGTATTATGTACTAGTTACGAGGGTTATGTTCATTATGAAACATTTTATGCATCATGATTGTATTATAGTACTTAGCTATGCGTTGCCAAATTGCCTTAGAATAATGGCTAAAAGCTACCATAGGAGCTATATAGAGCTGAAATTTCAAGATAAGTTAAATCAGGAATCAACTTGTTTTACTAGTCTTCTTGGTGAAATTGTTTTTCCAAAAGCGACACCACGCACTGTCAGGTATCACGCCAAGGCTAAGGATCACGTGAAATGGGAATTAGGAAAACCGCATAGCAAGGGTAAAgggtaaaaaggagaaaaaagagagactAATCACCTATTCGTTCAAACCCCAAGAATAACTCTTGGTTAGAGCCTAGAGGCACAATAAGCAAGGTCCTCAAAATTAGCACTAAATTAAGTCCATAAAATAATTTGTCGTTAATTT
This region of Glycine soja cultivar W05 chromosome 17, ASM419377v2, whole genome shotgun sequence genomic DNA includes:
- the LOC114392800 gene encoding protein CHLORORESPIRATORY REDUCTION 6, chloroplastic-like, with translation MGTTSTTIKLLPLSPLPKPTTSSSWLSCKPISHPFPNSRPRGNVAVSVSYNPQGNFDLSLFDDDDETKAAPPLPPTEGRFEVVIDNDVISRLDLSPFQAATGMKSPLSVKPKEFLDRTIGFTINYTREDPRDPRELSEYPDIRVWFVRLDATYPWLPVLLDWRAGELARYAAMLVPHQMNIKMGVVFNPEALELFVMKKVFIVYSWLKHHNVPKPKLKANDMARMLGFTIGDELYDFIDKHPLDLS